In one window of Erythrolamprus reginae isolate rEryReg1 chromosome 1, rEryReg1.hap1, whole genome shotgun sequence DNA:
- the RNH1 gene encoding ribonuclease inhibitor isoform X1 — MRRVKTSEMDLDLQCQEFDAPKWKELVASMKQHKTIRLDDCGVGVSHCEDLSVLLTTNQELIELNLSNNELGDAGVDVLCKGLLNPNCKLQKLWLRNCNLTKACCEKLRSVVSKSSLTELHLGDNSLGTSGGKALCQGLVDPNCQLESLQLQFCDLTKENIEALCSVLCVKSSLQMLNLSNNKLGDEAVKNLCQALVKGSSNLQSLHLESCEITRASCKDLSTFLGNTPTLKDLCIGDNSIGDAGLAILCQGVQNPNCKVEKLWLWECNITADGCKELATIIGTKETLKEISLLGNPVKDDGVEFLCQGLKDPKTKLQSLWLRDCSLTAACCKSISSALSVNSVLKELQLGGNSIGDTGVIEICEGLSSPSCNLESLWLGQSSITAGCCDALAKLIVDKSSLRELDVSYSHIGDEGVLKLCEAVKNPNCNLKYLILYDTFWTSKADKEVKALEGLKTDFQVVT, encoded by the exons ATGCGCCGCG tTAAGACCTCAGAAATGGACCTTGACTTGCAGTGCCAAGAATTTGATGCACCAAAATGGAAAGAACTTGTTGCGTCCATGAAACAACACAAAACAATTAG ATTGGATGACTGCGGTGTGGGAGTTAGCCATTGTGAAGATCTTTCTGTTCTTTTGACTACCAACCAGGAACTAATTGAACTGAATCTAAGTAACAATGAACTGGGAGATGCTGGTGTAGATGTTCTATGCAAAGGGTTGTTAAACCCCAATTGCAAACTTCAAAAACTCTG GTTGCGAAACTGCAATTTAACTAAAGCTTGCTGTGAGAAGCTTCGTTCTGTAGTTAGCAAATCATCTCTGACAGAACTACACTTGGGAGATAACAGTTTGGGCACATCAGGTGGAAAAGCATTGTGCCAAGGACTTGTGGATCCAAACTGCCAACTAGAATCACTACA ACTACAATTCTGTGACCTCACAAAGGAAAACATAGAAGCTCTCTGCTCTGTACTGTGTGTCAAATCATCCCTGCAAATGCTCAACCTGAGTAATAACAAGCTAGGAGATGAAGCAGTGAAAAACCTCTGCCAAGCCTTGGTGAAAGGCTCTTCTAACTTGCAATCCCTACA TTTAGAGAGCTGTGAGATCACACGTGCTAGTTGTAAGGACCTCAGTACTTTCCTCGGTAATACCCCAACCTTGAAAGACTTATGCATCGGAGACAACAGTATTGGTGATGCAGGACTAGCTATCCTCTGCCAAGGCGTCCAAAATCCAAATTGCAAAGTAGAGAAACTATG GTTGTGGGAATGTAATATCACTGCTGATGGTTGTAAGGAACTTGCCACAATCATTGGCACCAAAGAGACACTCAAAGAGATCAGCCTGTTGGGAAATCCTGTGAAAGATGACGGAGTAGAATTTTTATGTCAAGGGCTGAAGGATCCAAAAACAAAACTCCAATCTCTATG GTTAAGAGATTGTAGCTTGACTGCGGCTTGCTGCAAGAGTATTAGCTCTGCTTTGAGCGTGAACAGTGTCCTAAAAGAGCTGCAGCTGGGTGGCAACTCCATTGGAGATACAGGAGTGATTGAAATCTGTGAAGGTCTGAGCAGTCCCAGTTGCAACCTTGAATCCCTCTG GCTGGGGCAGTCAAGTATTACAGCAGGTTGCTGTGATGCACTTGCCAAACTTATAGTTGACAAATCATCTCTACGAGAACTGGATGTGAGCTACAGCCACATAGGGGATGAGGGAGTGTTGAAGTTGTGTGAAGCAGTGAAAAATCCAAACTGTAACCTGAAATACCTAAT CTTGTATGACACTTTTTGGACTTCCAAAGCCGACAAGGAAGTGAAGGCTCTCGAAGGGCTGAAGACTGACTTTCAAGTGGTTACATGA
- the RNH1 gene encoding ribonuclease inhibitor isoform X2, whose translation MDLDLQCQEFDAPKWKELVASMKQHKTIRLDDCGVGVSHCEDLSVLLTTNQELIELNLSNNELGDAGVDVLCKGLLNPNCKLQKLWLRNCNLTKACCEKLRSVVSKSSLTELHLGDNSLGTSGGKALCQGLVDPNCQLESLQLQFCDLTKENIEALCSVLCVKSSLQMLNLSNNKLGDEAVKNLCQALVKGSSNLQSLHLESCEITRASCKDLSTFLGNTPTLKDLCIGDNSIGDAGLAILCQGVQNPNCKVEKLWLWECNITADGCKELATIIGTKETLKEISLLGNPVKDDGVEFLCQGLKDPKTKLQSLWLRDCSLTAACCKSISSALSVNSVLKELQLGGNSIGDTGVIEICEGLSSPSCNLESLWLGQSSITAGCCDALAKLIVDKSSLRELDVSYSHIGDEGVLKLCEAVKNPNCNLKYLILYDTFWTSKADKEVKALEGLKTDFQVVT comes from the exons ATGGACCTTGACTTGCAGTGCCAAGAATTTGATGCACCAAAATGGAAAGAACTTGTTGCGTCCATGAAACAACACAAAACAATTAG ATTGGATGACTGCGGTGTGGGAGTTAGCCATTGTGAAGATCTTTCTGTTCTTTTGACTACCAACCAGGAACTAATTGAACTGAATCTAAGTAACAATGAACTGGGAGATGCTGGTGTAGATGTTCTATGCAAAGGGTTGTTAAACCCCAATTGCAAACTTCAAAAACTCTG GTTGCGAAACTGCAATTTAACTAAAGCTTGCTGTGAGAAGCTTCGTTCTGTAGTTAGCAAATCATCTCTGACAGAACTACACTTGGGAGATAACAGTTTGGGCACATCAGGTGGAAAAGCATTGTGCCAAGGACTTGTGGATCCAAACTGCCAACTAGAATCACTACA ACTACAATTCTGTGACCTCACAAAGGAAAACATAGAAGCTCTCTGCTCTGTACTGTGTGTCAAATCATCCCTGCAAATGCTCAACCTGAGTAATAACAAGCTAGGAGATGAAGCAGTGAAAAACCTCTGCCAAGCCTTGGTGAAAGGCTCTTCTAACTTGCAATCCCTACA TTTAGAGAGCTGTGAGATCACACGTGCTAGTTGTAAGGACCTCAGTACTTTCCTCGGTAATACCCCAACCTTGAAAGACTTATGCATCGGAGACAACAGTATTGGTGATGCAGGACTAGCTATCCTCTGCCAAGGCGTCCAAAATCCAAATTGCAAAGTAGAGAAACTATG GTTGTGGGAATGTAATATCACTGCTGATGGTTGTAAGGAACTTGCCACAATCATTGGCACCAAAGAGACACTCAAAGAGATCAGCCTGTTGGGAAATCCTGTGAAAGATGACGGAGTAGAATTTTTATGTCAAGGGCTGAAGGATCCAAAAACAAAACTCCAATCTCTATG GTTAAGAGATTGTAGCTTGACTGCGGCTTGCTGCAAGAGTATTAGCTCTGCTTTGAGCGTGAACAGTGTCCTAAAAGAGCTGCAGCTGGGTGGCAACTCCATTGGAGATACAGGAGTGATTGAAATCTGTGAAGGTCTGAGCAGTCCCAGTTGCAACCTTGAATCCCTCTG GCTGGGGCAGTCAAGTATTACAGCAGGTTGCTGTGATGCACTTGCCAAACTTATAGTTGACAAATCATCTCTACGAGAACTGGATGTGAGCTACAGCCACATAGGGGATGAGGGAGTGTTGAAGTTGTGTGAAGCAGTGAAAAATCCAAACTGTAACCTGAAATACCTAAT CTTGTATGACACTTTTTGGACTTCCAAAGCCGACAAGGAAGTGAAGGCTCTCGAAGGGCTGAAGACTGACTTTCAAGTGGTTACATGA